One Pseudomonas tolaasii NCPPB 2192 genomic window carries:
- a CDS encoding symmetrical bis(5'-nucleosyl)-tetraphosphatase: protein MATYAVGDLQGCLEPLKCLLERVAFDPSKDRLWLVGDLVNRGPESLETLRFLYKMRDSLVCVLGNHDLHLLAAGNNIERLKKGDTLREILEAPDRAELLDWVRHQKLMHYDEARNTALVHAGIAPQWTVKKALKCAAEVESALADDNLYTAYLDGMYGNEPAKWDNDLSGVPRLRVITNYFTRMRFCTAEGKLDLKSKEGADTALPGYKPWFAHKERKTRDTKIIFGHWAALEGECDEPGVFALDTGCVWGGSMTLMNIDTGERLSCQCESPLSVTQPAAAKP from the coding sequence ATGGCAACGTACGCGGTCGGCGACCTGCAAGGCTGCCTGGAACCGCTCAAGTGTCTGCTTGAGCGCGTGGCCTTCGACCCGTCAAAAGATCGCCTGTGGCTGGTCGGTGACCTGGTCAACCGTGGCCCCGAATCCCTGGAAACCCTGCGCTTCCTTTATAAGATGCGCGATTCTCTGGTGTGCGTGCTCGGCAACCATGACCTGCACCTGCTGGCGGCCGGCAATAACATCGAACGCCTGAAAAAAGGCGACACCCTGCGCGAAATCCTTGAAGCACCCGACCGCGCCGAATTGCTCGACTGGGTGCGCCACCAAAAGCTCATGCATTACGACGAGGCCCGCAACACGGCCCTGGTACATGCCGGCATCGCGCCCCAGTGGACCGTGAAGAAAGCCCTCAAGTGCGCCGCCGAAGTCGAAAGCGCACTGGCCGACGATAACCTCTACACCGCTTACCTCGACGGCATGTACGGCAACGAACCGGCGAAGTGGGACAACGACCTCAGCGGCGTGCCCCGCCTGCGCGTGATCACCAATTACTTCACGCGCATGCGCTTCTGTACCGCCGAAGGCAAACTTGATCTCAAGAGCAAGGAAGGCGCCGACACCGCGCTGCCCGGCTATAAGCCATGGTTCGCCCACAAGGAACGCAAAACCCGCGACACGAAGATCATCTTCGGTCACTGGGCCGCCCTCGAAGGCGAATGCGATGAACCTGGCGTGTTCGCCCTCGACACCGGTTGCGTGTGGGGTGGCAGCATGACCCTGATGAACATCGACACCGGCGAGCGCCTGAGCTGCCAGTGTGAATCTCCCCTATCCGTCACACAGCCGGCTGCCGCCAAGCCCTAG
- the rsmA gene encoding 16S rRNA (adenine(1518)-N(6)/adenine(1519)-N(6))-dimethyltransferase RsmA, whose translation MTEHYQHRARKRFGQNFLHDAGVIDRILRSIHAKPEDRLLEIGPGQGALTQGLLASGGQLDVVELDKDLIPILNQQFAGKPNFNLHQGDALKFDFNTLNAAPNSLRVVGNLPYNISTPLIFHLLNNAGIIRDMHFMLQKEVVERLAAGPGGGDWGRLSIMVQYHCRVEHLFNVGPGAFNPPPKVDSAIVRLVPHAVLPHPAKDHKLLERVVREAFNQRRKTLRNTLKALLSNAEIEAAGVDGGLRPEQLDLAAFVRLADQLAIQPAPTAD comes from the coding sequence ATGACCGAGCATTACCAACACCGGGCGCGCAAGCGCTTCGGGCAAAACTTCCTGCACGACGCTGGCGTGATCGATCGCATCCTGCGTTCCATTCACGCCAAGCCTGAAGATCGCTTGCTGGAAATCGGCCCGGGCCAGGGCGCACTCACCCAAGGCCTGTTGGCCAGCGGTGGCCAGCTCGACGTGGTTGAACTGGACAAGGACCTGATCCCGATCCTCAACCAGCAGTTCGCCGGCAAGCCCAACTTCAACCTGCATCAGGGCGATGCGCTGAAGTTCGACTTCAATACTCTCAATGCCGCGCCGAACAGCCTGCGCGTGGTCGGCAACCTGCCCTACAACATCTCCACGCCGCTGATTTTCCACCTGCTGAACAACGCCGGCATCATCCGCGACATGCACTTCATGCTGCAAAAGGAAGTGGTTGAACGCCTGGCCGCAGGCCCGGGCGGCGGTGACTGGGGCCGTCTGTCGATCATGGTTCAGTACCACTGCCGCGTGGAGCACCTGTTCAACGTCGGCCCCGGCGCGTTCAACCCGCCGCCGAAAGTCGACTCGGCCATCGTGCGCCTGGTGCCGCACGCCGTGCTGCCCCACCCGGCCAAAGACCACAAACTGCTGGAGCGCGTGGTACGCGAAGCGTTCAACCAACGCCGCAAGACGTTGCGCAACACGCTCAAGGCCTTGCTGAGCAACGCTGAAATCGAAGCCGCCGGCGTCGATGGCGGCCTGCGCCCGGAGCAACTGGACCTGGCCGCGTTCGTACGCCTGGCCGACCAGCTTGCCATTCAGCCTGCCCCAACAGCCGACTGA
- a CDS encoding peptidylprolyl isomerase, producing the protein MKIKLSDCLRPLVLGALFLGTVSAHAAVQQLDKVAAIVDNDVIMQSQLDQRVKEVQQTIAKRGGGVPPTSVLEPQVLERLIVENLQLQIGERSGIRISDEELNQAVGTIAQRNNMSVDQFRAALAHDGLSYEDARDQIKREMIISRVRQRRVAERVQVSEQEVKNFLASDLGKMQLSEELHLANILIPTPDSASSEQLNAAAAKTQAVYDRLKAGADFAQTAIAVSGSDNALDGGDMGWRKAAQLPPPFDRELSAMNVGDITQPARTPGGFIILKLLDKRGGETSLKDEVHVRHILVKPSEIRTEAQTKELAQKIYDRIEGGEDFATLAKSFSEDPGSALNGGDLNWIDPKALVPEFQDVMAKTPQGVLSKPFRTQYGWHVLEVLGRRATDNTTQAREQQALTVLRNRKYDEELQTWLRQIRDEAYVENKLPAAEQTGADQAAQ; encoded by the coding sequence GTGAAGATCAAGCTTTCTGATTGTCTGCGCCCGCTCGTGCTGGGCGCGCTGTTCCTGGGTACCGTTTCGGCACACGCTGCGGTTCAGCAACTGGATAAAGTGGCCGCCATCGTCGATAACGACGTGATCATGCAGAGCCAACTGGACCAACGGGTCAAGGAAGTTCAGCAAACCATCGCCAAGCGCGGTGGTGGCGTGCCGCCGACCAGCGTGCTGGAGCCACAGGTTCTGGAGCGCCTGATCGTCGAAAACCTGCAACTGCAGATCGGCGAGCGCTCCGGCATCCGTATTTCGGACGAAGAACTGAACCAGGCGGTGGGCACCATTGCTCAGCGCAACAACATGAGTGTTGACCAGTTCCGCGCCGCCCTGGCTCACGACGGCCTGTCCTATGAGGACGCGCGTGACCAGATCAAGCGTGAAATGATCATCAGCCGTGTACGCCAGCGCCGCGTGGCCGAGCGTGTTCAGGTGTCGGAACAGGAAGTGAAGAACTTCCTGGCCTCGGACCTTGGCAAGATGCAGCTCTCCGAAGAACTGCATTTGGCCAATATCCTGATCCCCACCCCGGACAGCGCCAGCTCCGAGCAGCTCAACGCTGCCGCCGCCAAAACCCAGGCTGTTTATGACCGCCTGAAAGCCGGTGCCGACTTCGCCCAGACCGCCATTGCCGTATCCGGCAGTGACAACGCGCTGGACGGCGGTGACATGGGCTGGCGTAAAGCCGCTCAACTGCCACCACCGTTCGACCGCGAACTGAGCGCGATGAACGTGGGTGATATCACCCAGCCTGCACGTACGCCGGGCGGCTTCATCATTCTCAAGCTGCTGGACAAGCGCGGCGGCGAGACCTCGCTGAAAGACGAAGTGCATGTTCGTCACATCCTGGTCAAACCAAGCGAAATCCGCACCGAAGCGCAAACCAAGGAACTGGCCCAGAAGATCTATGACCGCATCGAAGGCGGTGAAGACTTCGCCACACTGGCCAAAAGCTTCTCGGAAGACCCGGGTTCCGCCCTCAACGGTGGCGACCTGAACTGGATCGACCCGAAAGCCCTGGTGCCGGAGTTCCAGGACGTGATGGCCAAGACTCCGCAAGGCGTTCTGTCCAAGCCGTTCAGGACCCAATATGGCTGGCATGTACTGGAAGTCCTTGGCCGTCGCGCCACCGACAACACCACGCAAGCCCGCGAGCAACAAGCCCTGACCGTATTGCGTAACCGTAAATACGACGAAGAGCTGCAGACCTGGTTGCGTCAGATCCGCGACGAAGCCTACGTGGAAAACAAGCTGCCCGCCGCCGAGCAAACAGGCGCCGATCAGGCAGCCCAGTGA
- the pdxA gene encoding 4-hydroxythreonine-4-phosphate dehydrogenase PdxA translates to MKPQRFAVTPGEPAGIGPDLCLLLASHSQPHPLIAITSRDLLLERAAQLGVAVNLLDVAPGNWPDAPAPAGSLYVWDTPLAARVVAGQLNKANAAFVLETLTRAGQGCIDGDFAGMITAPVHKGVINESGIAFSGHTEFLAELTGTDQVVMMLATRGLRVALVTTHLPLRDIADAITAERVERVTRILHTDLQQKFGIAQPRILVCGLNPHAGEGGHLGHEEIDIIEPTLERLRQEGMDLRGPLPADTLFTPKYLEHCDAVLAMYHDQGLPVLKYKGFGAAVNVTLGLPIIRTSVDHGTALDLAGSGKIDTGSLHVALETAYQMAETRI, encoded by the coding sequence GTGAAACCCCAGCGTTTCGCGGTAACACCCGGCGAGCCGGCCGGCATTGGTCCTGACCTCTGCCTGCTGCTCGCCTCGCACTCTCAGCCACACCCCCTGATTGCCATTACCAGCCGCGACCTGCTCCTTGAGCGGGCCGCGCAACTGGGTGTGGCCGTCAATTTACTGGACGTGGCACCGGGAAACTGGCCTGACGCGCCAGCACCGGCGGGCAGCCTGTATGTATGGGATACCCCGCTTGCCGCCAGGGTGGTTGCCGGGCAACTGAACAAAGCCAACGCGGCGTTCGTGCTGGAAACCCTGACCCGCGCCGGGCAAGGCTGCATCGACGGCGACTTCGCCGGCATGATCACCGCCCCCGTGCATAAGGGCGTGATCAACGAATCCGGCATCGCCTTCTCCGGCCATACCGAATTCCTTGCCGAGCTGACCGGCACCGATCAGGTCGTGATGATGCTGGCCACCCGTGGCCTGCGCGTCGCCCTGGTGACTACACACTTGCCGCTGCGTGACATCGCCGATGCGATTACCGCCGAGCGTGTGGAACGCGTCACGCGCATCCTGCACACCGACCTGCAACAGAAATTCGGCATCGCCCAACCGCGCATCCTGGTCTGCGGGCTCAACCCCCACGCCGGCGAAGGCGGGCATTTGGGCCATGAAGAAATCGACATCATTGAACCGACATTAGAGCGCCTGCGCCAAGAAGGCATGGACCTGCGTGGCCCATTGCCTGCGGACACTCTGTTTACCCCCAAATATCTGGAGCACTGCGACGCAGTGCTGGCGATGTACCACGACCAGGGGCTGCCCGTGCTGAAGTACAAAGGCTTCGGCGCGGCAGTCAACGTGACACTGGGCCTGCCGATCATCCGCACTTCCGTCGACCATGGCACTGCCCTGGACCTGGCGGGCAGCGGCAAGATTGATACCGGCAGCCTGCACGTGGCCCTGGAAACCGCCTATCAGATGGCCGAGACCCGTATATGA
- a CDS encoding YeaH/YhbH family protein: MSYVIDRRLNGKNKSTVNRQRFLRRYRDHIKKAVEEAVSRRSITDMEHGEQISIPGRDIDEPVLHHGRGGKQTVVHPGNKEFTTGEHIQRPQGGGGGKGRGKAGNSGEGMDEFVFQITQEEFLEFMFEDLELPNLVKRNLTGTDTFKTVRAGISNEGNPSRINIIRTLRSAHARRIALSGSSRAKLKQAKEELARLKREEPDNFGDIQEIEAEIEKLSARIHRVPFLDTFDLKYNLLVKQPNPSSKAVMFCLMDVSGSMTQATKDIAKRFFILLYLFLKRNYDKIDVVFIRHHTSAREVDEEEFFYSRETGGTIVSSALKLMQEIMAERYPANEWNIYAAQASDGDNWNDDSPICRDILINQIMPFVQYYTYVEITPREHQALWFEYERIGEAFADTFAQQQLVSAGDIYPVFRELFQRRLVT; this comes from the coding sequence ATGAGCTATGTGATCGACCGACGCCTCAATGGCAAGAACAAGAGCACGGTAAACCGCCAGCGTTTCCTGCGGCGTTACCGTGACCACATCAAAAAGGCCGTGGAAGAGGCCGTCAGCCGCCGCTCCATTACGGATATGGAGCATGGCGAGCAAATCAGCATTCCGGGGCGCGACATTGACGAACCGGTGCTGCACCACGGCCGGGGCGGCAAACAGACCGTCGTGCACCCTGGCAACAAGGAGTTCACCACCGGCGAACATATCCAGCGCCCACAAGGCGGTGGCGGCGGCAAAGGCCGGGGCAAGGCCGGTAACTCCGGCGAGGGCATGGATGAGTTCGTGTTCCAGATCACCCAGGAGGAATTCCTCGAATTCATGTTCGAAGACCTGGAGCTGCCCAACCTGGTCAAACGCAACCTGACCGGCACCGACACCTTCAAGACCGTTCGCGCGGGCATCAGTAACGAGGGTAACCCGTCGCGCATCAACATCATCCGTACCCTGCGCTCGGCCCATGCCCGGCGTATCGCCCTGTCGGGCAGCAGCCGCGCCAAACTGAAACAGGCCAAGGAAGAATTGGCGCGCCTGAAACGCGAAGAACCGGACAACTTCGGCGATATCCAGGAAATCGAAGCCGAAATCGAGAAACTCAGCGCGCGCATTCATCGCGTGCCGTTCCTCGACACCTTTGACTTGAAGTACAACCTGCTGGTCAAACAACCCAACCCCAGCTCCAAGGCGGTGATGTTCTGCCTGATGGACGTGTCCGGCTCAATGACCCAGGCCACCAAAGACATCGCCAAACGTTTCTTCATCCTGCTGTATCTGTTCCTGAAGCGAAATTACGACAAGATCGACGTGGTGTTTATCCGCCATCACACCAGCGCCCGGGAAGTGGACGAAGAAGAGTTTTTCTATTCGCGGGAAACCGGCGGCACCATTGTGTCCAGCGCCTTGAAGCTGATGCAGGAGATCATGGCCGAGCGCTACCCGGCCAACGAGTGGAACATCTACGCGGCCCAGGCTTCGGACGGCGACAACTGGAATGACGACTCGCCGATTTGCCGCGACATTCTGATCAACCAGATCATGCCGTTCGTGCAGTACTACACCTACGTCGAAATTACCCCCCGTGAGCACCAGGCCCTCTGGTTCGAATACGAACGCATCGGCGAAGCCTTTGCCGACACCTTCGCCCAGCAGCAACTGGTCTCGGCCGGCGACATCTACCCGGTCTTCCGTGAACTCTTCCAGCGCAGGTTAGTGACATGA
- the apaG gene encoding Co2+/Mg2+ efflux protein ApaG: protein MSDPRYQIDVSVVTRFLADQSQPDQNRFAFAYTITVKNNGLVPAKLLSRHWVITDGDGQVEEVRGAGVVGQQPLIDSGASHTYSSGTVMTSKVGTMQGSYQMKATDGQLFDAIIAPFRLAVPGALH from the coding sequence ATGTCCGATCCTCGCTACCAGATCGACGTCAGCGTCGTCACCCGCTTCCTCGCGGACCAATCGCAACCTGACCAGAACCGCTTTGCCTTCGCCTACACCATCACGGTGAAGAACAACGGGCTGGTGCCGGCCAAACTCCTGTCGCGCCACTGGGTGATCACCGACGGCGACGGCCAGGTCGAGGAAGTGCGCGGCGCGGGCGTGGTGGGCCAGCAACCGCTGATCGACAGCGGCGCCAGCCACACCTACAGCAGCGGCACGGTGATGACCTCCAAAGTCGGCACCATGCAAGGCTCGTATCAGATGAAGGCCACCGACGGCCAGCTGTTCGACGCCATCATCGCGCCCTTCCGCCTCGCCGTGCCGGGAGCGTTGCACTGA
- the glpE gene encoding thiosulfate sulfurtransferase GlpE, giving the protein MSEFKRIPPQQAQALREQAAVVVDIRDPQAYAAGHITGAQHLDNHNIADFIRAADLDAPVIVACYHGNSSQSAAAYLISQGFSDVYSLDGGFELWRATFPAEITSGDSQ; this is encoded by the coding sequence ATGAGCGAATTCAAACGCATCCCTCCCCAACAAGCCCAGGCCCTGCGCGAGCAAGCCGCAGTCGTGGTGGACATTCGTGACCCCCAAGCCTACGCAGCCGGCCATATCACAGGCGCGCAGCACCTGGACAACCACAACATCGCCGATTTCATCCGCGCCGCCGACCTCGACGCCCCGGTGATCGTGGCCTGCTACCACGGCAATTCCAGCCAAAGCGCGGCGGCCTACCTGATCAGCCAGGGCTTCTCCGACGTCTACAGCCTGGACGGCGGCTTCGAGCTGTGGCGTGCGACCTTTCCTGCGGAAATTACCTCGGGCGATTCGCAATAA
- a CDS encoding LPS-assembly protein LptD, with protein MALKSPAFRRKFPLLVTGSLLAMQPFATSFVVAAEQYDCSVSASGAWDCAPKTAAAPLPPRPVHDGAAVSDAGSTAQANAGGSAATEPKPVLVTESKGRGLRSRSADYSHLDWVPREKLTAAQLAETGPYCSGAYVEPQRPGMNDKTDKSDSPTFIGAKVSRYEQEQQVATLAGDVVMRQGSMQLESQEASLYQAENRGELNGDVRLRDNGALIVGDHAQVQLDTGAAQIDNAEYVLHKSRIRGNALYAKRAENAIIRLKDGTYTTCEPDSNAWQLKGNNITLNPATGFGTATNATLRVKNIPILYTPYIYFPIDNRRQSGFLPPSFSTGSETGFTLVTPYYFNLAPNYDATLYPQYMTKRGLLMEGEFRYLTKSSEGQFGAAYLNDDSNEREKQTDSEKTRYMLNWQHKGGLDSRVATQVDYTKISDPFYYQDLKSYQEGIQTQDFVNQQGSVTYRGDTFQARLNLQAYQLATISQITPYDRLPQITFNGMLPYHPGGVNFTYETEAVRFDRDLRSGNVFDKDGGPLPNGTPRLDDLVNGLTRANGDRLNVAPAVEYPMNWTYGFITPKLKYVYTKYDLDLDGRGKNDIVIQQAAAAASGTPYAGGVFKSSQDRAIPIASIDSGLYFDRNTNWFGKDYRQTLEPRAYYLYVPNKDQSDIPVFDTSEYSFSYASLFRDNRFSGYDRIGDENKLSLGVTSRWIEDNGFERQRVSVGQAVYFKNREVQLPGVLASDRADAQSDVSPVALEYEYRYNRDWRATADFNWDTEEHSTRSGSAMLHYQPEDNPNKIINVGYRYRNDQVVYNQLTGKWQFGGDFGQPGDPNFVKDYYKIQQHDFSMMWPIVPQWNLITRWQYDYARNRTLEAFGGFEYDNCCWKLRVINRYWVSNDEYSQIAPLNEKGDHGLFFQIVLKGLGGLTGAKVESFLDKGIQGYREREDQAF; from the coding sequence ATGGCATTGAAATCCCCCGCGTTTCGTAGAAAATTTCCGTTGCTGGTAACCGGCAGTCTGCTGGCCATGCAACCTTTCGCCACCTCATTCGTGGTCGCCGCGGAACAGTATGACTGCTCAGTCTCTGCTTCGGGTGCCTGGGATTGCGCGCCGAAGACTGCCGCCGCCCCGTTACCACCGCGCCCGGTGCACGACGGTGCAGCCGTCAGCGACGCCGGCAGCACGGCCCAGGCCAATGCCGGCGGCAGCGCCGCGACCGAGCCCAAGCCCGTACTGGTCACCGAATCCAAGGGCCGTGGCCTGCGTTCGCGCAGTGCCGACTACAGCCACCTGGACTGGGTGCCCCGCGAGAAGCTGACCGCAGCCCAGCTGGCTGAAACCGGCCCTTATTGCTCCGGCGCGTACGTCGAGCCGCAACGTCCTGGCATGAATGACAAGACGGACAAGAGCGACTCGCCGACCTTCATCGGCGCTAAAGTATCCCGCTACGAGCAGGAACAGCAGGTTGCAACCCTGGCCGGTGACGTCGTCATGCGCCAGGGCAGCATGCAGCTGGAGTCTCAGGAAGCCAGCCTGTATCAAGCCGAGAACCGTGGCGAGCTGAACGGCGATGTGCGTCTTCGCGACAACGGCGCCCTGATCGTCGGCGACCACGCCCAGGTTCAGCTCGACACCGGCGCCGCCCAGATCGACAACGCCGAATACGTGCTGCACAAATCGCGCATCCGCGGTAACGCGCTGTACGCCAAGCGTGCCGAAAACGCGATCATCCGTCTCAAGGACGGTACGTACACCACCTGCGAGCCGGACAGCAACGCCTGGCAGCTCAAGGGCAACAACATCACGTTGAACCCGGCCACCGGTTTCGGTACGGCGACCAACGCGACGTTGCGGGTCAAGAACATTCCGATCCTGTACACCCCGTACATCTATTTCCCGATCGACAACCGTCGTCAATCCGGCTTCCTGCCACCGAGCTTCAGCACCGGCAGCGAAACCGGCTTCACACTGGTAACGCCGTACTACTTCAACCTGGCGCCGAACTACGATGCCACGTTGTACCCGCAGTACATGACCAAGCGCGGCTTGTTGATGGAAGGCGAATTCCGCTACCTCACCAAATCCAGCGAAGGTCAGTTCGGTGCTGCGTACCTGAACGACGACAGCAACGAGCGCGAAAAGCAGACTGACTCGGAAAAAACCCGCTACATGCTCAACTGGCAGCATAAAGGCGGGCTGGATTCGCGTGTTGCGACCCAGGTCGACTACACCAAGATCAGCGATCCTTTCTACTATCAGGACCTCAAGTCCTACCAGGAAGGTATCCAGACTCAGGACTTCGTCAACCAGCAGGGCTCCGTGACGTATCGCGGCGATACCTTCCAGGCCCGACTGAACCTGCAAGCCTACCAGCTGGCTACGATTTCCCAGATCACTCCGTATGACCGGTTGCCGCAGATCACCTTCAACGGGATGCTGCCTTACCACCCGGGTGGTGTGAACTTTACTTATGAGACGGAGGCTGTGCGGTTTGATCGTGACCTCAGAAGCGGCAACGTTTTTGATAAGGACGGTGGTCCACTGCCAAACGGAACCCCGCGACTGGATGACCTCGTCAATGGCCTGACCCGTGCAAACGGGGATCGCTTGAACGTCGCTCCAGCTGTCGAATATCCGATGAACTGGACCTACGGTTTTATTACGCCGAAGCTCAAATATGTTTACACCAAGTACGACCTGGACTTGGATGGCAGAGGCAAGAACGACATCGTTATCCAACAGGCGGCAGCTGCTGCTTCAGGCACTCCGTATGCAGGCGGCGTTTTCAAAAGCTCCCAAGACCGCGCAATTCCAATCGCCAGTATCGACAGCGGCCTGTACTTCGACCGCAATACCAACTGGTTCGGCAAAGACTATCGCCAGACCCTGGAACCGCGTGCCTACTATCTCTATGTGCCTAACAAGGACCAGAGTGATATCCCGGTATTCGACACCAGTGAATACTCCTTCAGCTACGCCTCGCTGTTCCGCGACAACCGCTTCAGCGGTTACGACCGGATCGGTGACGAGAACAAGCTGTCCCTGGGCGTGACCAGCCGCTGGATCGAAGACAATGGCTTCGAACGTCAGCGCGTGTCCGTGGGCCAGGCGGTGTACTTCAAGAACCGCGAAGTTCAATTGCCGGGCGTTCTGGCTTCCGACCGTGCTGATGCACAGTCCGATGTGTCGCCTGTCGCCCTGGAATACGAATATCGCTACAACCGCGACTGGCGTGCGACTGCCGACTTCAACTGGGATACCGAAGAACACAGCACCCGCTCCGGCAGTGCGATGCTTCACTACCAGCCTGAAGACAACCCGAACAAGATCATTAACGTCGGTTATCGCTATCGTAACGACCAGGTCGTCTACAACCAGCTGACCGGCAAATGGCAGTTCGGCGGCGACTTCGGCCAGCCAGGCGACCCGAACTTCGTGAAGGATTACTACAAAATCCAGCAGCACGATTTCTCGATGATGTGGCCGATCGTTCCCCAGTGGAACCTGATCACACGCTGGCAGTATGACTACGCCCGCAACCGTACCCTGGAAGCCTTCGGTGGTTTCGAGTACGACAACTGCTGCTGGAAACTGCGCGTCATCAACCGTTACTGGGTTTCCAACGACGAATACAGCCAGATCGCCCCGCTCAACGAAAAGGGTGACCACGGGCTCTTCTTCCAGATCGTCCTCAAAGGACTCGGCGGCCTGACCGGCGCCAAGGTAGAGAGCTTCCTCGACAAAGGCATTCAAGGTTATCGTGAACGTGAAGATCAAGCTTTCTGA
- a CDS encoding PrkA family serine protein kinase has translation MSIFSHFQQRFESTQQEELTLQEYLELCKKDRSTYASAAERLLMAIGEPELVDTSNNSRLSRIFSNKVIRRYPAFEDFHGMEECIDQIVSYFRHAAQGLEEKKQILYLLGPVGGGKSSLAEKLKQLMEKVPFYAIKGSPVFESPLGLFNATEDGAILEEDFGIPRRYLNTIMSPWATKRLSEFGGDISQFRVVKLYPSSLNQIGVAKTEPGDENNQDISALVGKVDIRKLEEFPQNDADAYSYSGALCRANQGLMEFVEMFKAPIKVLHPLLTATQEGNYNSTEGLGAIPFTGILLAHSNESEWHTFRNNKNNEAFIDRIYIVKVPYCLRVSDEIKIYDKLLFNSSLAKAHCAPDTLKMLAQFTVLSRLKEPENSNIYSKMRVYDGENLKDTDPKAKSIQEYRDTAGVDEGMNGLSTRFAFKILSKVFNFDPHEIAANPVHLLYVLEQQIEQEQFQAETRERYLRFLKEYLAPRYIEFIGKEIQTAYLESYSEYGQNIFDRYVLYADFWIQDQEYRDPETGEILNRVALNEELEKIEKPAGISNPKDFRNEIVNFVLRARANNNGKNPTWLSYEKLRVVIEKKMFSNTEDLLPVISFNAKASKEDQQKHNDFVTRMVERGYTDKQVRLLSEWYLRVRKSQ, from the coding sequence ATGAGTATCTTTAGCCACTTCCAACAACGCTTCGAGTCCACACAGCAGGAAGAACTCACGCTGCAGGAGTATCTTGAGCTGTGCAAAAAGGACCGCAGCACCTACGCATCTGCCGCCGAGCGCCTGCTCATGGCCATCGGCGAGCCGGAGCTGGTAGACACCTCGAACAACTCGCGGCTGTCGCGAATATTCTCCAACAAGGTGATTCGCCGCTATCCGGCCTTTGAAGACTTCCATGGCATGGAAGAATGCATCGACCAGATCGTCTCCTACTTCCGCCATGCCGCCCAAGGCCTGGAAGAGAAGAAACAGATCCTCTACCTGCTCGGCCCCGTCGGCGGCGGTAAATCGTCCCTGGCCGAAAAACTCAAACAACTGATGGAAAAGGTGCCCTTCTACGCAATCAAGGGCTCGCCGGTGTTCGAGTCGCCTTTGGGGTTGTTCAACGCCACGGAAGATGGCGCGATCCTCGAAGAAGACTTCGGCATTCCTCGCCGCTACCTCAACACCATCATGTCGCCCTGGGCGACCAAGCGCCTGTCCGAGTTTGGCGGCGACATCAGTCAGTTCCGCGTGGTGAAACTCTACCCGTCGAGCCTCAACCAGATCGGCGTGGCCAAGACTGAACCGGGCGATGAGAACAACCAGGACATTTCCGCGCTCGTCGGTAAAGTCGATATCCGTAAACTGGAAGAATTTCCGCAGAACGACGCCGACGCCTACAGCTATTCGGGTGCGTTGTGCCGGGCCAACCAGGGCCTGATGGAATTCGTGGAAATGTTCAAGGCGCCGATCAAGGTGCTGCACCCACTGCTCACCGCCACCCAGGAAGGCAACTACAACAGTACCGAAGGCCTGGGCGCGATTCCGTTCACCGGGATCCTGCTGGCCCACTCCAACGAATCGGAGTGGCACACCTTCCGCAACAACAAAAACAACGAAGCCTTCATCGACCGGATCTACATCGTCAAGGTGCCGTACTGCCTGCGGGTCAGCGATGAAATCAAGATTTACGACAAGCTGCTGTTCAACAGCTCGCTGGCCAAGGCCCATTGCGCGCCCGACACCCTGAAAATGCTGGCGCAGTTCACCGTGCTGTCGCGCCTCAAGGAGCCGGAGAACTCGAACATCTATTCGAAGATGCGCGTGTACGACGGCGAAAACCTCAAGGACACCGATCCGAAAGCCAAGTCGATCCAGGAATACCGCGACACGGCAGGCGTGGACGAGGGCATGAACGGCCTGTCGACGCGGTTTGCGTTCAAGATCCTGTCCAAGGTCTTCAACTTCGACCCGCACGAAATTGCCGCCAACCCGGTGCACTTGCTCTATGTGCTGGAGCAGCAGATCGAACAGGAGCAATTCCAGGCCGAAACCCGCGAGCGCTACCTGCGTTTCCTCAAGGAATACCTGGCGCCGCGCTACATCGAGTTCATTGGCAAGGAAATCCAGACCGCTTATCTGGAGTCCTACAGCGAGTACGGCCAGAACATCTTCGACCGCTATGTGCTGTACGCCGACTTCTGGATTCAGGACCAGGAATACCGCGATCCGGAAACCGGCGAGATTCTCAACCGCGTGGCCCTCAACGAGGAGCTGGAGAAGATCGAAAAACCGGCCGGCATCAGCAATCCGAAGGATTTCCGCAACGAAATCGTCAACTTCGTGCTGCGCGCCCGGGCCAACAACAATGGCAAGAACCCGACCTGGCTCAGCTACGAAAAACTGCGGGTGGTCATCGAGAAGAAAATGTTCTCCAACACCGAGGACTTGCTGCCGGTCATCAGCTTCAACGCCAAGGCCAGCAAGGAGGACCAGCAAAAACACAACGACTTCGTCACACGAATGGTCGAACGCGGCTACACCGACAAACAGGTACGCCTGCTTTCCGAATGGTACCTGCGGGTGCGTAAATCACAGTAA